From a region of the Candidatus Sysuiplasma jiujiangense genome:
- a CDS encoding glycosyltransferase family 2 protein — MISIVIPTINEEDSIAGVIDRIRESMSSVDEPYEILIIDTNSSDRTVEIARERGCRIIRESERGYGRAYKTGFAASAGTTIIALDADASYPPEAIPALFSVFKREGLDFLTANRFSSMNKGAMSRTHRFGNWILNVATRFLFSVSVRDSQSGMWILKKDAFERLDVRSDGFPFSEEIKIKAAKRLKFAEVPVHFMERQGEKKLNTWKDGWNNLKFLLKLRFSRRLRN, encoded by the coding sequence TTGATTTCAATCGTTATTCCTACAATAAACGAAGAAGATTCCATTGCGGGAGTCATTGACAGGATCAGAGAGAGCATGAGCTCTGTTGACGAGCCGTATGAAATATTAATCATTGACACGAATTCCAGCGACAGGACAGTGGAGATAGCAAGAGAACGGGGCTGCAGGATCATCAGGGAGTCGGAAAGGGGTTACGGCAGGGCATACAAGACCGGCTTCGCGGCTTCGGCAGGAACAACCATAATAGCCCTTGACGCTGATGCCTCATATCCGCCTGAGGCAATACCCGCACTTTTTTCCGTTTTTAAACGGGAGGGGCTGGACTTCCTTACAGCAAACAGATTCTCCTCCATGAACAAGGGGGCAATGAGCAGGACGCACCGTTTTGGAAACTGGATTCTGAACGTTGCGACAAGATTCCTTTTCAGTGTTTCGGTGAGGGATTCGCAGAGCGGCATGTGGATACTGAAAAAGGATGCTTTTGAGCGGCTGGATGTACGGAGCGACGGATTCCCCTTTTCCGAGGAAATAAAGATAAAGGCTGCAAAGAGGCTGAAGTTTGCAGAAGTTCCTGTTCATTTCATGGAAAGACAGGGAGAAAAGAAGCTGAATACCTGGAAGGACGGCTGGAACAATCTGAAATTTCTTCTGAAACTGCGATTTTCGAGACGCCTGCGCAACTGA
- a CDS encoding TATA-box-binding protein has protein sequence MPNIKIENVVASTSLGEELDLQAIALALEGAEYEPEQFPGLIYRLKEPKTATLLFRSGKVVCTGAKSLEEVKLAISKVSKQIEKAGIIIKIEPKIEVQNIVASSDLGQEINLNAIAISLGLEKVEYEPEQFPGLVYRLDSPKVVVLLFGSGKLVCTGARKPSDVGDAVQKIMIELQGAGLLH, from the coding sequence ATGCCGAACATCAAAATCGAAAATGTCGTTGCATCAACTTCACTCGGTGAAGAGCTGGATCTGCAGGCAATAGCGCTGGCGCTCGAAGGCGCGGAATACGAGCCGGAACAGTTTCCCGGACTCATCTACAGGCTGAAGGAGCCGAAGACGGCAACCCTGCTTTTCAGGAGCGGAAAGGTTGTATGCACGGGTGCAAAGAGTCTCGAGGAAGTAAAGCTCGCCATAAGCAAGGTTTCAAAACAGATTGAGAAGGCCGGGATTATAATAAAGATCGAGCCCAAGATCGAGGTGCAGAATATTGTTGCATCGTCTGACCTGGGCCAGGAAATCAACCTGAATGCCATCGCAATAAGTCTCGGCCTCGAGAAGGTTGAGTATGAGCCGGAACAGTTTCCGGGGCTTGTATACAGGCTCGACTCGCCGAAGGTTGTCGTCCTCCTTTTCGGGAGCGGAAAGCTTGTATGCACGGGTGCGAGGAAACCATCCGATGTCGGTGACGCCGTTCAAAAGATAATGATAGAGCTCCAGGGCGCGGGCTTGCTGCACTGA